Sequence from the Fictibacillus arsenicus genome:
CAAAAGGCAGCAGATCCGCCATGCTCCATGACTGCACGTTCAACAACAGGTGCAAAATTTTCTCGGAGACAGCGCTCTTTGCTCTCTGTCATACTTTGGCCAACATAAGAGAGCAACTCTCTCTTTTCTGTTTCCATCTCTTTACGATAGGCCATCACAGCAAAAACCATCGGAAGTCCTGTTTCTTGATACCAGATCTCTCCAAGGTCATACACATAATAGCTTCCGTTCTTTCTTTTGGCTGAAATTGCATCATCACCTATCAGGAGACATGCATCATACAGCTCAATCATTCTTTCGAAGTGCGGTGTTTCCACTTCGAAAGAAGGCTCAATTTTGTAAAATTGCTGCGTGATGATCTTTAATAAGGCAACAGATGTTTCAGAGCTGGACGTTAAAGCTATCCTTTTTCCGCCTAACTCTTCTAACCGATATTTCGAAAACAAAAAGATAGAATTGACTTTTCCGAAAGCAGAAACAGATAAATCTGGGATAAGGCTATAGCGTTCTGCGTTTTTCCCAAAAGAAAAAGAGGAAATCCCTCCTATGTCTACCCTTTTTTCTTCCATCAAACGGTTAATTTTAGAAGGAACGGCATCTGTTATCGATACACCGTTCTCCTTTAATCTTTCTCTGTCCAAATAAAAATATAGGGGTATGATGTTTGTATAGCTTATTTCCCCAATGTTCATAATCTATCAGTCTCCCCAGCGTGTAAACAATTCATGGTGAACACCTAAGTTATCCAAGACTTTCCCTACAAGGAAATTTACTAAATCGTCCATCGACTTAGGCAGATGATAAAAGCCTGGCATGGCTGGAACGATCTTGCCCCCAGCGTCAGTAACCTTTATCATATTTTCCAGGTGAATCTTATGGAGCGGTGTTTCTCTTGGAACTAAGATGAGTTTTCTGCTTTCTTTCAGCATAACATCTGCCGTACGCTCCAACAGATTGCCAGAAGCTCCATGCGCTATTCCTGACAAAGTACCCATCGAACAAGGTATGATAACCATTCCGTCATTCTGATAAGATCCGCTCGCGATAGGCGCATTAAAATCGCGAAGCGTATGATAATGGAAGCGTTCACTGCCAAATGAAGCAAAGCGTTCTTCCAAACAAGCTTCCCGGTCCTCAGTATTCCAAAGAAGCTCTTCTCTAAATACTTGCCATCCTGCTTCAGTCACAACAAGATGCACTTTGTGTCCGCTCTTCAAAATTTCCTGTACAAGTCTAATACCATATACAGCACCGCTGGCACCGGTAATTCCTATTGTAAAAGTTTTCATAATAAAAGGTCCCCTATTGAAAAAATAAACATAACAACACTTAAAACACCGTTCATCGTAAAGAAAGCAACATCTAGCTTTGATAGATCATGGGGCTTTACCAATGAATGTTCATATACCATGATAGCACCTGAAATAAAGACGCCAAGGTAATAAATCCATCCCATCCCTGACACTGCACCTAGTGTAATGAAAGCTATGAAACTAGCAGTATGAAGCCATCTGGCAGTAATCAGCCCTTTTGCAATGCCAAATGAAGACGGAATAGAATATAGACCATGTGACTTGTCATATTCCGCATCCTGCGTTGCATAAATCACGTCAAAACCTGCCGTCCAAAAAAGCACACCGAAAAACAATAGAAACGCTTCCTGACTTAATGTACCTGTTGCACCAACCCATCCGCCGAGGGGGGCAAGTGCAATTGTAATCCCAAGGACAATGTGGCACAGATAAGTAAAACGTTTCGTATAAGAGTAAATAACAAGAAAAAAGACAGCAAGCGGAAGCAGTTTTACAGAAAGTGCATTAAGCTGGTAAGCACTAACAAGCAATAACGCTAGAGACACTGCGATAAATAAATATACTTCACCTATCTTTAAAAGCTTTGCAGGAATAGCCCGAGTCTTTGTTCTAGGATTTGCTCCATCAATCTCTGAATCTATCGCCCGGTTAAGGGCCATCGCAGAACTTCTTGCACCAACCATAGCTAAAGTGATCCATACCCATTCCGATAGAGATGGCATGGTACCTTCTTCAACAAGGCTCCCCATTATTGTACCTAAATAGGCAAAAGGGAGAGCAAAAATGGTATGTTCAAACTTAATCATTTCTAAAATAATCTTAAATTTTTTCCACACACTTCAACGCTCTCTTCTATTGCGGTTTTTTACCTGTATGCATAGCAGCAGCACCTAATGCATACGATTTTACTTCAACTTCGGTCAAACCTGATTTTTGAAATAGATCTTTCAGTTCTTCTTTTGTCAAAAAAGCTTCAGTTGACTCTTGCAGCCAAGAGTATTCTTGATAGCTTTTGGCGAAAAGCTTACCAAAGACAGGCATTATATACGTAAAATAAAATTTGAAAACCTGTTTAAAAATTGGCACTGTCGGATGTGATGTTTCCAGGCAAACCACTCTTCCTCCTGGCTTCACTACCCTTGCCATTTCTTTAAGCGCCTGAAAATAGTCAGGTACGTTTCTGAGTCCGAAACCGATTGTTACAACATCAAAAGTGTTATCTCCAAAAGGGAGCTCCATTGCATTCCCATGTACAAATGCTACTTGGGGAAGTGAGCGTTTCTTTAATTTTTCCCGTCCAACCTTCAACATGTTTTCACTAAAGTCCAGACCTGTTACATGACCGCTTTTACCTGCAGCTTCAGCAAGCGCAAATGTCCATTCACCAGTTCCGCAGCATACATCCAGACAATTGTCACCCGGTTTGACACTGATTCGTTTCATTGTGTCATTTCGCCATCTGTTATGCTGTTTGAAGCTGATCAAATCGTTCATATAATCATATTGATCTGATATCTTTTCAAATACAGAGTGAACCCGTTCTTCTTTACTCAACATCGGATTAACCCTCTCCTAACATTAAGTCATTTTCAATACATTTATAAATGCTGCAGTCTTCGCGCTGAAAGATATGAGGCAACTCAACTCTTTTTTCTCGCAAATCTCTTTCAAACGAATTTAAAAATACTAATTGATCCTCGTTCAGCGACATTCTCTTTTCCTTGCCCTGATAGAGGGATATGAGAAGATATCGCTCTATGAACGGAATATATTTTTGCAGACCAAACGATTCAGCAGCTTTTATATACAATAAGCTTTCAATTTGACCTGCAATCTTTAAGTATTCCACGCTGCTTTTTTTGATTTTAATTTGATGCATAGAAGATTTATGTTCATTAATTTTTTGGACAGCATTTGACAGCTTTGATATCAAATCTAAATTTTCGCACCGGGACAATAACAGATAGTAGAGGCTGCTAAAATAATCTCCTGATAAAACAACGAGCTGCCTTCTCTTTTTATGTGAAGCAATGTCTTCATCGAGAATATCTTCATGCCGATCCAGAGCAGACTGTATCAAAAGTATTGAACTGAAATATTCAGCTTCAACGGCTTCATCCAATTCAAGTTCATTGAGCAGACAGTACACTATAAACACTTTCGCTTCATCAAAAACTGGAGGCTGCAGAAACTTATCGACATAACTATGCTGCATCAATAAAAGTGTATGCTGTTTTAAACGTTGAATTTTTTCCCTGTTGTTCATCATATACCTCCAAAGATACAGCGAAATGTGCCTCATTATTATAACATAGTCGCCAATTGTTTATGGATTCAATCGTTATTTCGGACATAAAGAAAACTAGGCTGACCGCCTAGCCTGTCCATCCGGCATGTATGTATCGAACATTCCTGCCAATGGTAAGTTGATTTTACTTTTAAGCTATTCTTATGATTCTGTATCTACTTCACCATGCTTAGTGTATATAACTGCTTTTCCTCTTACTTTTACAGCAGAAGTATGCTCGGTAAATTGCGCGATCATCACTTCACCTTTATCTAATTTTTCTGAGTGGTGAAATCTCGTTTCTGTTCCTCGGGTTAATCCAATTACATTTACACCATTTTCTTTAGCTTTTATAACAAAAAAGTCAAATTCTGATTTCATTATTGGAAACCCTCCTTAGTTTTTAATAAGGCTTAATACTTCTGCCCTTGCTGCTGCGTCTTTTTCAAAAACACCTCTAACTGCGGAAGTAACAGTCATGGAACCAGGCTTTTTCACGCCGCGCATCGTCATACACATATGCTCTGCCTCGATTACTACAATTACACCATGCGGTTCAAGTGTTTCAAGCAGGCTGTTTGCAATCGTTGAGGTTATTCTTTCCTGCAGCTGCGGTCTTTTTGTTACAGCTTCCACTGCTCTGGCTAGTTTGCTCAGTCCAGTAACTTTACCGCCTTTTGGTATGTAACCTATGTGAGCCTTGCCAAAAAATGGTACAAGGTGATGTTCACACATTGAATAAAAAGGTATATCTTTCACAAGTACTAATTCTTCGTGATCTTCTCCAAAAATAGTTGCAAAATGTTCTTTTGGATCTTGATTCAATCCTTGAAAGACTTCTTCATACATTTTTGCTACACGTTTCGGTGTATCTATTAAACCCTCTCGTTCAGGGTCTTCCCCAATAGCTTCAAGTATCATTTTTACTGCGGTTTCAATTTTCTCACGTTGAACTTCTGCCACGCTCTTTGTCCTCCAATTCCAATAACACAATAGCAAAATTTTAGCATACTGGTGAAAGAATAGCAAAAAGAGAAAACCCTTTCAGCATGAGTGGAAGATAGAAAGTTAAACTGTTTGATGTTTTAAGATCTGAATTGCACAAAGTGAGTTTTCGCTGCTTAAATGAAATTTTACTGATGATAGTGATGCAGGAGAACAAAGCTGCCTCATAATGAACAATAAAAAAAGACCGTGAACGAATCACGGTCTTTTTGCCCTATGTATTAATTATTTTACAGCGTCCTTAAGGGCTTTCCCTGGTTTGAAAGCAGGAACTTTGCTTGCAGAGATTTCGATTTCTTGTCCAGTTTGCGGGTTGCGGCCTTTACGAGCTGCACGCTCACGAACTTCAAAGTTACCAAAACCGATAAGTTGCACCTTGCTTCCGCTTTGAAGAGTGCCAGTGATCGCTTCGAAAACAGCGTCAACTGCTTTAGATGCATCTTTCTTAGAAAGCTGAGCTTGCTCAGATACTGCGTTGATAAGATCAGTCTTGTTCATTCCATTCACCTCCTCTCAAGGAATTCTCTACAGGTATATCGGTAGTGAAATATTTTTTTAAAGTATTATTTTCATATGTAATATACAGGATTTTACTTATTATATCTGTAACAAGCCTTATATTATACGATTCGTTTAAAGAATTCAATCTTTTTTCGACGTTTTTAGCGATTTAACCCTTAAATTTCCTTATTTTTTGACCTTTTTTTACAAGAAAACAAGTTTAAAAGGTATAAAAGTCTACCTTTTTCCGAATCCTTTTTACTATTTTTATCATGGAATAAAAGTCCGTAATGTTTTAAGTGCAAGGTGTGTGACTCCTTCAGGAGCAACGTGTCAGGCTAAACCTCTAAATGCACGTTTTCAAGAAAGCCCATGCAGCATGCCCCGCGGAAAGCGAGCACCTGGAGCGGAGAACAACTACTTTCAACTACCCACAAAGTCATACACAAACAAGCTACATACATCTTTTGTTTATTGCATTAAATATATTGCTCCTTGAATAGTTGATTGGAGCAGAAGGTGCGAGACTCCGGCGGGCTCAGCGTGACAGGTGAGACACCTAATGGCGCAAAGTGCCTAGGTGGCTCACCGCATGCCCCGCGGAAAGCGAGCACCTGGAGCGGAGAACAACTACTTTCAAAACAGCTTAAAGAACCCACAAAAAAACACCAAAAAAAAGACTCCTGGTTATAGGAGTCTCAAAGTTATAAAATAATGGCAATTAAACCGCCTGATCCCTCATTAATAATACGTTCAAGCGTCTCTTTTAATTTATATCTTGCATTTTCCGGCATTAATGAAATCTTTCCTTGTATTCCTTCTCTTACAATAGAATTTAAGGAGCGTCCAAAGATATCAGAATTCCATATTGACAGTGGATCTTCTTCAAAATCCTGCATTAAATATCTTAGCATTTCTTCACTTTGTTTCTCTGTTCCAATAATCGGTGCGAATTCGGATTCCACATCAACTTTAATCATATGGATCGAAGGTGCGATAGCCTTAAGTCTAACCCCGAATCTGGAGCCCTGACGGATAATTTCCGGCTCATCCAAGCTCATATCGGTGATAGCAGGAGCAGCAATTCCATATCCAGTTTGCTTCACCATTCTTAGCGCATCTGCCACTTGATCATACTCTGTCTTTGCATACGCAAATTCCTGCATAAGTTGAAGAAGATGATCTTTTCCTCGAATTTCGACCCCAACAACCTCTTTTAAGATCTGATCGTACAAGTAATCCGGTGCAAAAAGATCGATTTCTGCAATCCCTTGCCCCATTTCAATCCCTGCTAGTCTTGCATCATCAATAAAGTCATAGTTTGCGAAGAAGCCTACCACTTTATCAACATCGCGCAGACGTTTAATATCTTGAACTGTTTCTCTTACTGCTTCTTCATAGCTTTCACGCAGCCAATGATTCTCTCTTAGCACCATTACCCAGCTTGGAAGATTCACATTTACTTCTAATACCGGGAACTCGTATAAAGCTTCACGAAGTACATTGTTAATATCGTGTTCCGTCATCCCCTCAACACTCATTGCAAGTACTGGAATGTCATACTTCTCACATAGTTCATTACGAAGCTGCTGTGTATCCGGATGGTGCGGATGAGTTGAATTGATCAGCATTATGAACGGTTTTCCTACCTCTTTTAACTCATTAACAACACGTTCTTCTGACTCTACATAATCATATCTTGGAATTTCTCCGATTGAGCCATCCGTAGTTACGACAACCCCAAGTGTTGAATGTTCTTGAATAACTTTCCTTGTTCCGATTTCAGCCGCTTCATGAAACGGAATCGGCTCGTCATACCAAGGTGTATGAATCATTCTAGGACCGTTTTCATCTTCGTACCCTTTTGCACTTGGAACAGCGTATCCAACACTGTCTACGAGACGGATATTTACATCAAGGCCTTCCCCAACATTAATCTTTACCGCATTGTTTGGAACAAATTTGGGTTCAGTGGTCATAATGGTGCGTCCAGCTGCACTTTGCGGCAATTCATCCTGAGCTCGCTGACGTTCTGCTTCATTTTCAATGTTAGGCAGGACTACTAGCTCCATAAATTTCTTAATGAATGTAGATTTACCCGTTCTTACTGCTCCTACTACTCCTAAGTAGATATCTCCGCCCGTCCTTTCGGCGATATCTTTAAAAATATCGATTTTTTCCATTCGTTTCCCTCCCGATCCAAATAAAGTTCCGGATGCTAGTCTTGGACAATACATCGTATGATTTTGTCCTATTGATTATGACAAAGGAACGGAAATTTTTATTGGAACCTCTTTTCTCTGTTGTATAGTTCCATTAAAACGGGAGGGCGCACTACTGTGCCTACCGATGAAACTATAAAGCTTGTTTCGTTATAAGGATTTCCAAAAAAAATCTCTCCGCCTTTTCTATGAATGTATTAGAAAAAGGGAGAGTTCATGCCTATTTTATAAAAAAAACAGGCTCATTGTTTTCGACTTTATAGGGAACTGAATAGACCGGTACAAAATAGGAATGTTCTGCTAGCAGATGGCGGATATCTTCGTGCTTGTCCAATTCATCTTTATAGCTCTCGATCGCAGGTTTTAAGTCTTTTCTATAATCTATAAAAATTTTTGCATCGCCGTTTACCATCATAGGCAATTTCTTGCCCGTAAAAGGGCTGGTAACGAAAGGATCTTTTTTAAATCCTAATTTTTTATAATCAAGCGTGTATCTTCCTTGTTCCTCAATCTTCTTAAACGGAGGATAACGGTGTTTATCCATATAGATGTTTAACGCAACCTGTACATCCTGAATTTTATCTGTTAAAACTAGATCTGCCAGTTTAACAGTTGGGTTTGTTTCGACATCTATCAGTACATATTGGAATGTTCCGCCTTTTTCATAAGAATTACCAGGCGGTTCCTGCATATATTTTGGAACGAGTTTATTAAAATCAATTAAATATTTTTGATAGATATCTGTGTCCGCTTCTTTTGTTTTAATAGGCAATACACCAGTATCTTTTTGAAAGTTGTCAACAGCCGTCTGTACAGCTGTGATCTGATCCTGATAAGGTATGCGGTTTTGCAGCTTTCGTTCTTCAGGATATAGACATCCTGAGAGAGTTAAAAGGATAAGCAGTAAAGGAATCAGCCATTTTTTTTGCAAATTGATCTCCTCCTCTACCCTTGTACAGGTCCGCTAAAAACGACGATTATAATTAGTATTCCAGCCACTATCATACAGATCCATGCGAAAAAAGAAACGGCTCCCTGTATAACGCCAGATAGTTTAGAACGGCTGAACATGATTGAAAAAACTGCAATAAACATTAGTCCGATGGCTGATAGTGCCACCCACATTTTCAATAAACCTTCACTCATATGTATCCTCCTTGTCCACAGCGTACATTATAGCATAATTTGATCTATTTCTTTAAACTTCATTTCGTATAGAAATAAAACTGGGCTTATCTCATACGCACTTCCTGGTCAGTTGACGTATTCCTTGCTTATAAAACAGTTTCAGCTAACGAAAGTGTGTTTTGGTGAAATACCCCTACGGGTAGTGAAACAAGAATTCCCACGGTAACATGCTATAATCCCACGTTAGTTTATTTTTTTCTCACATTAATTTAAATAATCACACGTTAATTGAAAAATAGCCACGAGTCGACACACCCTGACAAATTCCGCGCGTTAGATACCCCTCACCTCACGCTCATAAGACAAAAAAACACCCGGCAGCAACCGGGTGTTGGACTAAATACTCCTTTTTTTCGTTCATTAACTTATTAATCAGACGAAGAATAAACTGTTAACAGCTTTAATACAGCCGCCTATTTTCCTTCGAACATTTTAGATAGAGTTGCCAAATCTAGAGGGATGTTATTATTCAAAACAGCCTGAACGATCTGGTCTTCTTTCTGTTTCGTGACAGCTACCCCAGCCATAGAAGATACTTGGGAAATCAGCATTCGAATCGTGCGCTCATCACGTAAATTAGAACCGCTTACTGATTGTGCAAGTTTGAAAATATCGTCCTTTTTAACGCTCGTTTTTTTCTCGATCTTGTCAAAAAATTGTTGATCACGTTCCACCTGAAGTCCTCCTCCCACTTCCTTTTCATCCCTATCGTATGCAGCATTACAAGAAGGGTGAAAAGAAAAAAGGCGATTGCCTAAATATTTTTAGACACCCGCCTATTCGGACTAGCTTTTTAAGGATGAAACATCTTCAACTTCATGTGTTCGAGTTCGCTGCATCAGCTCATCTACGGCCTGCTTTGCGCCTTTGTTGTTAAAAAGGACATCGTAAAGCACTTGTGTGATCGGCATTTCAACTTGCTCTCTCTTGCTTAATTCGAAAGCGGCTTGGGTTGTTCTGACTCCTTCAACGACCATTCCCATATTATCAAGAACATCGTCGAGTGCCATCCCTTTTCCAAGCATATTGCCTGCACGCCAGTTTCTGCTATGTACACTCGTACAAGTTACAATTAAATCGCCAATACCCGTTAAACCTGAAAAAGTTAGAGGATTAGCTCCCATATGGGTTCCAAGACGTGCAATTTCCGCAAGTCCTCTGGTGATCAATGCTGCCTTAGCGTTATCTCCGTAGCCTAATCCATCAGATAGACCTGCCCCTAGAGCGATGATATTTTTTAGCGCACCGCCAAGCTCAACACCAATTACATCAGGGTTCGTGTAGACACGGAAATTTTGGTTAATAAACAAATCTTGAACTTTTTCTGCAGTTTCAATTTTTTCAGATGATACAGTAACAGTCGTTGGCTGTCTTAAAGAAACTTCCTCCGCGTGGCTTGGGCCCGAAAGCACAACCACTGCTTCTAGAAGCGACGCAGGCAGCTCTTCTTCAATGATCTCTGAAATTCTTTTATATGTACCAGGTTCAATACCTTTGCTCGCGTGAACGATCGTGACTTTACGAGTTAATGAATTCTTCAGCTGGCCGAGGACATCCCTCATCGCTTTTGTAGGAGTAACGAGAACGATGATATCTGCACCTTCTATACATTCTTCAAGCTTTACAGAAGCTTTTATACTTTTAGGAAGCTCAATACCAGGCAAGTATTTCTCGTTGCGATGTTCTTCATTAATCTCAGATACTTGTTCTTCTCTGCGTCCCCATAAGCGGACATTGTGACCATTATCAGCTAATACGATAGCAAGAGCTGTCCCCCAGCTTCCAGCCCCTAATACAGCAACATTATCCATTCATGTCACACTCCAAATTATTAAATTTTGCGTTCGGTCCCTTTTAGCAGCCTTTGTATATTTCCCCTATGACGCCAGACTGAAACTGCTGAGATACAACCGCCCGTTACAATCGCAAAAAATGGCAGGCTATAATGATACAGCATAAAGAAAGGTGTCAGGATTAAAAAGACGATCGAACCTAGAGAAACAAACCGGCTAATCCAAATCGTAAGAATAGCAATTATACCTGCTATTAGAGATGGAAAGAAAGATATAGCTGCAAAAACACCGATTGTTGTTGCAACTCCTTTCCCGCCCTTGAATCCAAAGAATACTGGGTAATTATGACCAATTACAGCTGCAAAGCCGCACAGTATTGCGATATTTGGACTAAATCCTAGCCATAATGGTACCAAAACAGATATTATCCCTTTCATACTGTCTAATAGCAAGACAGCGATGGCAGGTCCCTTTCCAAGCACTCGTAATGTGTTGGTGGCACCTGCATTGCCGCTTCCATGGTTTCTGATATCTTCATTTTTTATCAGCTTTGTAAGCAAATAACTAAAGCTGATGGAACCTAAACAATAAGATAATAAGATGAGGAGAATCCACATCATACTATTACCTTAATCATTTTTCTTTCTTGCAAAAATTTTGATTGGTGTACCGACAAACCCGAATGTTTCACGAATTCTGTTCTCTAAAAACCTCTTATAAGAGAAGTGGAAAAGCTCAGGATCATTAACGAAAATAACAAATGTAGGCGGTTTAGAAGCTACTTGAGTTGCATAGTTTATCTTTAACCGTTTTCCATTATCCATCGGTGCAGGATTCATCGCAACTGCATCCATGATAACCTCATTTAATATGTTCGTCTGAACTCTTAATGAATGGTTTTCGGCAACCTGATTAATCACCGGGAATAGATGATGAAGTCTCTGTTTCGTTAATGCAGATACGAAAACGATCGGTGCATAAGATAAGTAAAGGAAATGATCACGGATCTTCTGCTCGAATTTCTGCATCGTTTTATCATCTTTTTCGATGGCATCCCATTTATTCACTACAATAACGACCGCTTTTCCTGCTTCATGAGCAAAGCCAGCGACTTTTTTATCCTGCTCGATGATGCCTTCTTCTGCATCAATGACCATCAAGACGACATCTGAACGTTCAATCGCTTTCATAGCTCGCATAACGCTGTATTTTTCAGTAGTCTCGTATACTTTTCCGCGCTTGCGCATTCCAGCTGTATCGATAATTACATATTTTTGATCTTCCTTCTCAAAACTGGAATCAATTGCATCACGAGTTGTACCTGCAATGTTGCTTACAATAACGCGTTCTTTTCCTAAAATTGCGTTTACTAAAGAGGATTTACCTACATTCGGTCTGCCGATTAATGAGAAATAAATCGTGTCATCGTCTTTTTCTTCTTCAACAGTTTCAGGAAAATGACTGACAACTTGATCCAGAAGATCTCCAAGTCCGATTCCATGAGTACCAGACACACCAATCGGTTCACCCATTCCTAGACTGTAAAATTCATATAACAATTCTTTTCTTTCCGGGTTATCAATTTTGTTCACACCTAAAACAACAGGCTTTTTTGAACGGAAAAGCATTTTGGCTACTTCTTCATCGGCTGCTGTAATTCCATTCATGCCATCTACTAAGAACAAGATAACATCGGCTTCTTCAATAGCTAGTTCTGCTTGTTCCTTCATCTGGCTCATAAACGGTGCATCACTAATTTCTATTCCACCTGTATCGATCAAGTTAAATTCGGTATTCAGCCATTCGGCGGAACTATAGATACGGTCACGGGTAACACCTGGCATATCTTCTACAATGGATATGCGGTCACCGGCAATTCTGTTAAATATAGTAGATTTCCCTACATTTGGTCTTCCTACTATAGCTAAAACTGGTTTAGTCATGTTTGACACTTCCCTTTTTTTCCTGATCAAATCAATCAT
This genomic interval carries:
- the plsY gene encoding glycerol-3-phosphate 1-O-acyltransferase PlsY — translated: MMWILLILLSYCLGSISFSYLLTKLIKNEDIRNHGSGNAGATNTLRVLGKGPAIAVLLLDSMKGIISVLVPLWLGFSPNIAILCGFAAVIGHNYPVFFGFKGGKGVATTIGVFAAISFFPSLIAGIIAILTIWISRFVSLGSIVFLILTPFFMLYHYSLPFFAIVTGGCISAVSVWRHRGNIQRLLKGTERKI
- the folE gene encoding GTP cyclohydrolase I FolE — its product is MAEVQREKIETAVKMILEAIGEDPEREGLIDTPKRVAKMYEEVFQGLNQDPKEHFATIFGEDHEELVLVKDIPFYSMCEHHLVPFFGKAHIGYIPKGGKVTGLSKLARAVEAVTKRPQLQERITSTIANSLLETLEPHGVIVVIEAEHMCMTMRGVKKPGSMTVTSAVRGVFEKDAAARAEVLSLIKN
- a CDS encoding HU family DNA-binding protein translates to MNKTDLINAVSEQAQLSKKDASKAVDAVFEAITGTLQSGSKVQLIGFGNFEVRERAARKGRNPQTGQEIEISASKVPAFKPGKALKDAVK
- a CDS encoding UbiX family flavin prenyltransferase produces the protein MKTFTIGITGASGAVYGIRLVQEILKSGHKVHLVVTEAGWQVFREELLWNTEDREACLEERFASFGSERFHYHTLRDFNAPIASGSYQNDGMVIIPCSMGTLSGIAHGASGNLLERTADVMLKESRKLILVPRETPLHKIHLENMIKVTDAGGKIVPAMPGFYHLPKSMDDLVNFLVGKVLDNLGVHHELFTRWGD
- a CDS encoding DUF2768 domain-containing protein, translated to MSEGLLKMWVALSAIGLMFIAVFSIMFSRSKLSGVIQGAVSFFAWICMIVAGILIIIVVFSGPVQG
- the mtrB gene encoding trp RNA-binding attenuation protein MtrB — its product is MKSEFDFFVIKAKENGVNVIGLTRGTETRFHHSEKLDKGEVMIAQFTEHTSAVKVRGKAVIYTKHGEVDTES
- a CDS encoding UbiA-like polyprenyltransferase, with the protein product MWKKFKIILEMIKFEHTIFALPFAYLGTIMGSLVEEGTMPSLSEWVWITLAMVGARSSAMALNRAIDSEIDGANPRTKTRAIPAKLLKIGEVYLFIAVSLALLLVSAYQLNALSVKLLPLAVFFLVIYSYTKRFTYLCHIVLGITIALAPLGGWVGATGTLSQEAFLLFFGVLFWTAGFDVIYATQDAEYDKSHGLYSIPSSFGIAKGLITARWLHTASFIAFITLGAVSGMGWIYYLGVFISGAIMVYEHSLVKPHDLSKLDVAFFTMNGVLSVVMFIFSIGDLLL
- the spoIVA gene encoding stage IV sporulation protein A; protein product: MEKIDIFKDIAERTGGDIYLGVVGAVRTGKSTFIKKFMELVVLPNIENEAERQRAQDELPQSAAGRTIMTTEPKFVPNNAVKINVGEGLDVNIRLVDSVGYAVPSAKGYEDENGPRMIHTPWYDEPIPFHEAAEIGTRKVIQEHSTLGVVVTTDGSIGEIPRYDYVESEERVVNELKEVGKPFIMLINSTHPHHPDTQQLRNELCEKYDIPVLAMSVEGMTEHDINNVLREALYEFPVLEVNVNLPSWVMVLRENHWLRESYEEAVRETVQDIKRLRDVDKVVGFFANYDFIDDARLAGIEMGQGIAEIDLFAPDYLYDQILKEVVGVEIRGKDHLLQLMQEFAYAKTEYDQVADALRMVKQTGYGIAAPAITDMSLDEPEIIRQGSRFGVRLKAIAPSIHMIKVDVESEFAPIIGTEKQSEEMLRYLMQDFEEDPLSIWNSDIFGRSLNSIVREGIQGKISLMPENARYKLKETLERIINEGSGGLIAIIL
- a CDS encoding menaquinone biosynthetic enzyme MqnA/MqnD family protein, with product MNIGEISYTNIIPLYFYLDRERLKENGVSITDAVPSKINRLMEEKRVDIGGISSFSFGKNAERYSLIPDLSVSAFGKVNSIFLFSKYRLEELGGKRIALTSSSETSVALLKIITQQFYKIEPSFEVETPHFERMIELYDACLLIGDDAISAKRKNGSYYVYDLGEIWYQETGLPMVFAVMAYRKEMETEKRELLSYVGQSMTESKERCLRENFAPVVERAVMEHGGSAAFWESYFNGLNYGFNGEHEKGLSVYFQLAKECGLLQTIPSILKFSYK
- a CDS encoding stage VI sporulation protein F, with protein sequence MERDQQFFDKIEKKTSVKKDDIFKLAQSVSGSNLRDERTIRMLISQVSSMAGVAVTKQKEDQIVQAVLNNNIPLDLATLSKMFEGK
- a CDS encoding NAD(P)H-dependent glycerol-3-phosphate dehydrogenase is translated as MDNVAVLGAGSWGTALAIVLADNGHNVRLWGRREEQVSEINEEHRNEKYLPGIELPKSIKASVKLEECIEGADIIVLVTPTKAMRDVLGQLKNSLTRKVTIVHASKGIEPGTYKRISEIIEEELPASLLEAVVVLSGPSHAEEVSLRQPTTVTVSSEKIETAEKVQDLFINQNFRVYTNPDVIGVELGGALKNIIALGAGLSDGLGYGDNAKAALITRGLAEIARLGTHMGANPLTFSGLTGIGDLIVTCTSVHSRNWRAGNMLGKGMALDDVLDNMGMVVEGVRTTQAAFELSKREQVEMPITQVLYDVLFNNKGAKQAVDELMQRTRTHEVEDVSSLKS
- a CDS encoding demethylmenaquinone methyltransferase; protein product: MLSKEERVHSVFEKISDQYDYMNDLISFKQHNRWRNDTMKRISVKPGDNCLDVCCGTGEWTFALAEAAGKSGHVTGLDFSENMLKVGREKLKKRSLPQVAFVHGNAMELPFGDNTFDVVTIGFGLRNVPDYFQALKEMARVVKPGGRVVCLETSHPTVPIFKQVFKFYFTYIMPVFGKLFAKSYQEYSWLQESTEAFLTKEELKDLFQKSGLTEVEVKSYALGAAAMHTGKKPQ
- a CDS encoding heptaprenyl diphosphate synthase component 1: MNNREKIQRLKQHTLLLMQHSYVDKFLQPPVFDEAKVFIVYCLLNELELDEAVEAEYFSSILLIQSALDRHEDILDEDIASHKKRRQLVVLSGDYFSSLYYLLLSRCENLDLISKLSNAVQKINEHKSSMHQIKIKKSSVEYLKIAGQIESLLYIKAAESFGLQKYIPFIERYLLISLYQGKEKRMSLNEDQLVFLNSFERDLREKRVELPHIFQREDCSIYKCIENDLMLGEG